In Gemmobacter sp. 24YEA27, a genomic segment contains:
- a CDS encoding F0F1 ATP synthase subunit B': MATETHGVNWHAECLYDAGGAKGMPQLCTDWMPNQIFWLAVALVVLFVILSRIALPRIGAVLAERKGTITNDLAAAEELKLKALEAEKAYNEALATARTEAGKIIAAAKAEIQKDLDAATAKADVEITARAAESEAKIAEIRAGAEEAVQAVAKDTAKELVAALGGSADARSVTAAIAARLKG; encoded by the coding sequence ATGGCAACGGAAACCCACGGCGTTAACTGGCATGCAGAATGCCTTTATGACGCGGGCGGCGCCAAAGGGATGCCGCAGCTCTGCACCGACTGGATGCCCAACCAGATTTTCTGGCTTGCGGTCGCCCTGGTGGTGTTGTTCGTGATCCTCTCGCGCATTGCCCTGCCGCGCATCGGCGCGGTGCTGGCCGAGCGCAAGGGAACGATCACCAATGATCTCGCCGCGGCCGAAGAGCTGAAGCTCAAGGCACTCGAGGCCGAGAAAGCCTATAACGAGGCGCTGGCAACGGCCCGCACCGAGGCTGGAAAGATCATCGCGGCAGCGAAGGCCGAAATCCAGAAAGACCTGGATGCGGCGACTGCAAAGGCCGATGTCGAGATCACCGCACGGGCTGCAGAGTCCGAGGCGAAGATCGCCGAGATCCGGGCCGGTGCTGAAGAGGCGGTTCAGGCCGTCGCGAAAGACACCGCGAAGGAACTGGTTGCAGCGCTTGGCGGCTCCGCCGATGCGCGGTCGGTAACGGCGGCGATTGCTGCCCGGCTGAAAGGGTAA
- a CDS encoding F0F1 ATP synthase subunit B has protein sequence MKKLLITAAALVSATPALAASGPFFSLGNTDFVVLIAFLIFVGILIYAGVPGLLGRLLDKRAVAIKAELDEARALREEAKSILASYERKQKEVIEQSDRIVASARDEARAAADKARADLAISIERRLKAAEEQIALAEQTAVRQVRERAVAVAIAAAGDLLAKNSTEDWAAASIEDAIAQVDARLH, from the coding sequence ATGAAAAAGCTTCTCATCACTGCCGCAGCCCTTGTGAGCGCGACGCCCGCCCTCGCGGCTTCGGGTCCGTTCTTCTCGCTCGGGAATACCGACTTCGTGGTCCTGATCGCCTTCCTGATCTTCGTCGGTATCCTGATCTATGCAGGTGTACCGGGGTTGCTCGGGCGGCTTCTCGATAAGCGTGCGGTCGCGATCAAGGCCGAGCTGGACGAGGCAAGGGCGCTGCGCGAAGAGGCCAAGTCGATCCTCGCTTCCTATGAGCGCAAGCAAAAGGAAGTGATCGAACAGTCGGACCGCATCGTGGCTTCGGCCAGGGATGAGGCCCGGGCCGCAGCCGACAAGGCGCGTGCGGATCTGGCCATTTCGATCGAGCGCAGGCTGAAGGCTGCTGAAGAGCAGATCGCTCTGGCAGAGCAGACCGCTGTTCGTCAGGTGCGCGAGCGCGCCGTGGCGGTTGCGATTGCGGCGGCAGGCGACCTGCTGGCGAAAAACAGCACCGAAGACTGGGCGGCTGCGTCGATTGAAGATGCGATTGCCCAGGTCGACGCCAGGCTGCACTGA
- a CDS encoding phosphoribosylanthranilate isomerase: MSSPIRVKICGLRHAAEVSAAAAAGAAYVGFVFFPRSPRHASLTEAREAALSAPEGLCKVALVVDADDGLLDSILAEVPIDMLQLHGSETPGRVSEIRARFGLPVMKAVGVADEGDLAPLMDYALVADQLLIDAKPPKGTALPGGNGLSFDWRLVAQRRWLKPWMLAGGLTPENVAEAIRLTNARQVDVSSGVETAPGIKDLDRIRTFARAALGPAEPAIPKLR; the protein is encoded by the coding sequence GTGAGCTCTCCCATCCGGGTAAAGATCTGCGGCTTGCGCCATGCAGCCGAAGTCTCTGCCGCCGCCGCCGCTGGAGCCGCCTATGTGGGCTTTGTCTTCTTTCCCAGGTCCCCACGCCATGCCTCGCTGACAGAGGCCCGTGAGGCCGCGCTGAGCGCGCCTGAGGGCCTGTGCAAGGTGGCGCTTGTGGTCGATGCTGATGACGGCCTGCTCGACAGTATCCTGGCCGAAGTGCCCATTGATATGCTGCAGCTGCATGGCAGCGAGACGCCCGGGCGCGTGTCAGAGATCCGCGCGCGCTTCGGCCTGCCGGTGATGAAGGCGGTCGGCGTAGCGGATGAGGGCGATCTGGCGCCGCTCATGGATTATGCGCTGGTGGCAGATCAGCTGCTGATCGATGCCAAGCCCCCGAAAGGGACCGCCCTGCCGGGCGGCAACGGGCTGAGCTTTGACTGGCGGCTGGTGGCGCAACGGCGCTGGCTGAAGCCCTGGATGCTCGCGGGTGGGTTGACCCCCGAGAATGTGGCCGAAGCGATACGCCTGACCAATGCGCGCCAGGTCGACGTGTCTTCGGGCGTGGAAACTGCGCCGGGCATCAAGGATCTGGATCGGATCCGCACTTTTGCCCGCGCGGCCCTTGGCCCGGCGGAACCGGCGATTCCGAAACTGCGCTGA
- a CDS encoding LapA family protein has protein sequence MLRYLRFIFIGITGLVLLTLALANRGQVQLRLLPEGIGNILGTTGGWSIPLFVVILGSVAIGILVGFIWEWMREMRIRQAAKVQTKTVARLEKELAVLKDSNSVPPRDEVLAILAGDGRK, from the coding sequence ATGCTGCGTTACCTGCGCTTTATCTTCATCGGCATCACCGGCCTCGTGCTGCTGACGCTTGCCCTGGCCAATCGCGGACAGGTGCAGTTGCGGCTCTTGCCCGAAGGCATCGGCAATATTCTCGGCACCACCGGCGGCTGGTCGATCCCGCTATTTGTGGTGATCCTCGGATCGGTGGCCATCGGCATCCTGGTCGGCTTCATCTGGGAATGGATGCGCGAGATGCGGATACGCCAGGCGGCAAAGGTCCAGACCAAGACCGTGGCGCGGCTTGAGAAGGAACTCGCCGTCCTGAAGGACAGCAATTCCGTGCCGCCCCGGGACGAGGTTCTTGCGATTCTCGCCGGGGACGGGCGGAAGTGA
- a CDS encoding F0F1 ATP synthase subunit C, giving the protein MEGEIAALGKYIGAGLAAFGLGGAGIGVGNIVGNFLAGALRNPSAAPGQTANLFVGIAFAEALGIFSFLIALLLMFAV; this is encoded by the coding sequence ATGGAAGGCGAAATCGCAGCTCTCGGCAAATACATCGGCGCTGGCCTCGCGGCTTTCGGTCTCGGCGGCGCTGGCATCGGTGTGGGTAACATCGTCGGCAACTTCCTCGCCGGCGCTCTGCGCAACCCTTCGGCCGCTCCGGGCCAGACCGCCAACCTCTTCGTTGGTATCGCTTTCGCAGAAGCACTCGGGATCTTCTCGTTCCTGATCGCTCTGCTGCTGATGTTCGCAGTCTGA
- a CDS encoding AtpZ/AtpI family protein: MASEPDPDRLRALEKRLGDLRGKPKSDKTSVAKGLSHGELAWRMVIELATGIIVGTGIGYGLDKLFGTIPFLLVIFSLLGFAAGVRTMMGTAREVAEKRAAEAARDDKAAKAEAGAASGEGN; encoded by the coding sequence ATGGCTTCGGAACCCGATCCCGACAGGCTCAGGGCGCTGGAAAAGCGGCTTGGTGATCTGCGGGGCAAGCCGAAGTCAGATAAGACCTCTGTGGCGAAGGGCCTCTCGCATGGCGAGCTTGCCTGGAGAATGGTGATCGAGCTTGCGACCGGCATTATCGTCGGAACCGGGATCGGTTATGGGCTGGACAAGCTGTTCGGCACGATCCCGTTCCTCCTGGTGATCTTCTCGCTCCTGGGGTTTGCCGCGGGGGTGCGCACCATGATGGGCACCGCGCGGGAAGTGGCGGAAAAACGTGCGGCTGAGGCCGCAAGGGATGACAAGGCGGCAAAGGCAGAGGCCGGCGCCGCATCGGGTGAAGGGAACTGA
- the ihfB gene encoding integration host factor subunit beta, whose amino-acid sequence MIRSELIQKIADENPHLTQRHVERIVNTVFEEIIEALSRGDRVELRGFGAFSVKERDARTGRNPRTGEAVEVEDKRVPFFKTGKLLRDRLNGR is encoded by the coding sequence ATGATCCGCTCGGAACTGATCCAGAAGATCGCAGACGAGAACCCGCATCTGACCCAACGCCATGTTGAGCGGATCGTGAACACGGTTTTCGAAGAGATCATCGAAGCGCTGTCGCGCGGCGACCGGGTCGAATTGCGCGGCTTCGGCGCCTTCTCGGTCAAAGAGCGCGACGCCCGCACCGGCCGCAACCCGCGCACCGGCGAGGCCGTCGAAGTCGAGGACAAGCGCGTCCCCTTCTTCAAGACCGGCAAATTGCTGCGCGACCGGCTGAACGGCCGCTGA
- a CDS encoding metalloregulator ArsR/SmtB family transcription factor, with amino-acid sequence MLSASAQLDLVFAALADPTRRAILAMLLEDDMAVTDVAHPFEISLAAVSKHLGVLADAGLITRERRGRVIWCKLEPDALRGASVWMQAFGQFEPLDLDQFERFLESELAGTETAPLMPEEASGGDI; translated from the coding sequence ATGCTTTCCGCCTCCGCCCAGCTGGACCTCGTCTTCGCCGCCCTCGCCGATCCGACGCGGCGCGCGATTCTCGCGATGCTGCTCGAAGATGATATGGCGGTGACCGATGTGGCGCATCCGTTCGAGATCAGCCTTGCAGCCGTGTCGAAACATCTTGGCGTGCTCGCGGATGCCGGGCTGATCACGCGGGAGCGGCGCGGGAGGGTGATCTGGTGCAAACTCGAGCCCGATGCCCTGCGCGGCGCCTCGGTCTGGATGCAGGCCTTCGGCCAGTTCGAGCCCCTCGACCTGGACCAGTTCGAACGTTTTCTGGAAAGCGAGCTCGCCGGAACGGAAACCGCGCCTCTTATGCCGGAAGAGGCCTCCGGCGGGGATATTTAA
- a CDS encoding F0F1 ATP synthase subunit A, producing the protein MDQFIVKPLWGDGPVGTFTVTNVTLWMGIALLCVFALFVLATRHRGIIPTRLQSVAEVFYGFIHNMVEEVAGHDGVKYFPYVMTLFLFILLSNLLGLLPMSFTTTSHVAVTASLALLVFFGVTLIGIARKGLGFFSMFWVSSAPLALRPVLAVIEIISYIMRPVSHSIRLAGNLLAGHAVLKVFAGFASMAIISPLAIAGAVGIYALEVLVAFVQAYVFTILTCVYLKDAVGDAHH; encoded by the coding sequence ATGGATCAGTTCATTGTGAAACCCCTCTGGGGCGATGGCCCCGTGGGCACGTTCACCGTGACCAATGTGACGCTGTGGATGGGGATCGCACTTCTGTGCGTCTTCGCGCTGTTCGTGCTGGCGACCCGTCATCGCGGCATCATCCCGACCCGTCTGCAATCGGTCGCCGAAGTGTTCTACGGCTTTATCCATAACATGGTTGAAGAAGTCGCAGGCCATGACGGGGTGAAGTATTTCCCCTATGTCATGACGCTTTTCCTCTTCATCCTGCTCTCGAACCTCCTTGGCCTCTTGCCGATGAGCTTCACCACCACCTCGCATGTCGCCGTGACCGCGTCGCTTGCGCTTCTGGTGTTCTTCGGCGTTACCCTGATCGGGATCGCCCGCAAGGGTCTGGGCTTCTTCTCGATGTTCTGGGTGTCCTCGGCGCCGCTCGCGCTGCGCCCGGTTCTGGCGGTGATTGAGATCATCTCTTACATCATGCGCCCGGTGTCCCATTCGATCCGTCTTGCAGGTAACCTGCTGGCAGGTCACGCCGTTCTCAAAGTTTTCGCGGGCTTTGCCTCGATGGCGATCATCTCGCCGCTCGCGATCGCAGGTGCCGTTGGCATCTACGCGCTCGAGGTGCTCGTGGCCTTTGTTCAGGCCTATGTCTTCACCATTCTGACCTGTGTCTATCTGAAAGACGCTGTGGGCGACGCGCATCACTAA